The following proteins come from a genomic window of Nicotiana tomentosiformis chromosome 12, ASM39032v3, whole genome shotgun sequence:
- the LOC104104404 gene encoding large ribosomal subunit protein uL30w has protein sequence MGETPVPESVLKKQKRSEEWALAKKQELEAAKKKNADNRKLIYNRAKQYSKEYEQQEKELIRLKREARLKGGFYVDPEAKLLFIIRIRGINAMPPQTKKILQLLRLRQIFNGVFLKVNKATVNMLHRVEPYVTYGYPNLKSVRELIYKRGYGKLDKQRIALTDNSIIDQALGKHGIICAEDLVHEIMTVGPHFKEANNFLWPFQLKAPLGGLKKKRNHYVEGGDAGNRENYINELIRRMN, from the exons ATGGGTGAAACTCCAGTCCCAGAGTCAGTCTTGAAGAAGCAAAAGAGGAGTGAGGAATGGGCTCTTGCAAAGAAGCAAGAACTTGAAGCTGCAAAGAAGAAGAATGCTGACAACCGGAAACTAATCTACAACAGGGCAAAACAGTACTCAAAGGAGTATGAGCAGCAG GAGAAGGAGTTAATTCGTTTGAAACGTGAGGCTAGATTGAAGGGCGGTTTCTATGTGGATCCTGAGGCAAAGTTGTTGTTTATCATTAGGATTCGTGG GATTAACGCTATGCCCCCACAGACCAAAAAAATCTTGCAGCTCCTACGGCTGCGACAG ATCTTTAACGGGGTCTTTTTGAAAGTTAACAAAGCCACGGTGAACATGCTGCATAGGGTTGAACCTTATGTTACCTACGG TTATCCAAACCTAAAAAGTGTAAGGGAATTGATCTACAAGAGAGGCTATGGGAAACTTGACAAGCAGAGAATTGCTTTAACAGACAATTCTATCATTGATCAG GCATTGGGCAAGCATGGAATTATCTGCGCAGAAGACCTTGTCCATGAGATAATGACTGTAGGACCCCACTTTAAGGAGGCCAACAACTTCCTGTGGCCATTCCAGCTGAAGGCACCTTTGGGTGGACTCAAGAAGAAGAGGAATCACTATGTTGAAGGTGGTGATGCCGGCAACCGTGAGAACTACATTAATGAACTTATCAGGAGGATGAACTAA
- the LOC104104403 gene encoding alkylated DNA repair protein ALKBH8 homolog isoform X3 has protein sequence MGLPRFKRPGGTSESSSNLYVANCGPAVGLTFDTIEAVFGAYGPVKGVYLADESGTRVIVSYHEEKSAESALKTLNRRACPELGGRSLHIQYSVHSVCQTRNVNTNQYLGELPLFLSPILEKMSLFQKLGYAETVLLDQLTVNEYPPGVGLSPHIDTHSAFEDLIFSLSLAGPCIMEFRKYSTGVWLTSPDTLSDEEAQNSDKSSKFLRRAIYLPPRSILLLSGEARYAWHHYIPHHKVDVVNDTRIRRASRRVSFTLRKIRKGPCECEFPEYCDSQK, from the exons ATGGGTTTACCGAGATTTAAACGTCCTGGAGGGACTAGCGAATCAAGTTCAAATCTTTATGTGGCCAATTGTGGGCCTGCGGTAGGACTCACTTTCGACACAATTGAAGCTGTATTTGGTGCCTATGGTCCGGTCAAGGGGGTCTATCTCGCCGATGAAAGTGGAACTAGAGTTATTGTGTCTTATCATGAAGAGAAGTCTGCAGAGTCTGCCCTGAAGACGTTGAATAGACGTGCATGTCCTGAGCTCGGTGGACGGTCTTTGCACATTCAGTATTCTGTACACTCTGTCTGCCAG ACAAGGAATGTCAACACAAACCAGTACTTGGGTGAACTTCCATTATTTCTTTCCCCAATACTTGAAAAGATGTCATTATTTCAAAAGCTTGGTTACGCTGAAACTGTACTTTTAGACCAGCTCACG GTTAATGAATATCCACCCGGCGTGGGTTTGTCTCCGCATATTGACACCCATTCAGCATTTGAAGATTTAATTTTCAGCCTTTCATTGGCAGGGCCTTGCATCATGGAGTTCAGAAAGTATTCTACTGGTGTTTGGCTTACAAGCCCTGATACATTAAGTGATGAAGAGGCTCAAAATTCTGACAAGAGCTCAAAGTTCTTGAGGAGAGCTATTTATCTCCCTCCTCGATCTATTCTGTTATTATCAGGGGAAGCACGCTATGCTTGGCACCATTACATTCCACACCATAAG GTTGATGTAGTGAATGACACAAGAATTAGAAGGGCTTCAAGGAGAGTGTCATTTACCTTGCGCAAG ATAAGAAAAGGACCATGCGAGTGCGAGTTCCCCGAATACTGTGATTCTCAGAAGTAA
- the LOC104104403 gene encoding alkylated DNA repair protein ALKBH8 homolog isoform X1 has product MGLPRFKRPGGTSESSSNLYVANCGPAVGLTFDTIEAVFGAYGPVKGVYLADESGTRVIVSYHEEKSAESALKTLNRRACPELGGRSLHIQYSVHSVCQVAVDDSIPVSMAASELDIPGLYLIHDFISAEEEKELLAAVDTRPWQKLAKRRVQHYGYEFQYSTRNVNTNQYLGELPLFLSPILEKMSLFQKLGYAETVLLDQLTVNEYPPGVGLSPHIDTHSAFEDLIFSLSLAGPCIMEFRKYSTGVWLTSPDTLSDEEAQNSDKSSKFLRRAIYLPPRSILLLSGEARYAWHHYIPHHKVDVVNDTRIRRASRRVSFTLRKIRKGPCECEFPEYCDSQK; this is encoded by the exons ATGGGTTTACCGAGATTTAAACGTCCTGGAGGGACTAGCGAATCAAGTTCAAATCTTTATGTGGCCAATTGTGGGCCTGCGGTAGGACTCACTTTCGACACAATTGAAGCTGTATTTGGTGCCTATGGTCCGGTCAAGGGGGTCTATCTCGCCGATGAAAGTGGAACTAGAGTTATTGTGTCTTATCATGAAGAGAAGTCTGCAGAGTCTGCCCTGAAGACGTTGAATAGACGTGCATGTCCTGAGCTCGGTGGACGGTCTTTGCACATTCAGTATTCTGTACACTCTGTCTGCCAG GTTGCAGTTGATGACTCAATTCCGGTGTCTATGGCAGCTTCAGAGTTAGATATTCCTGGTCTTTACTTGATTCATGACTTTATCAGTGCCGAAGAAGAGAAG GAACTACTAGCAGCAGTTGATACAAGGCCTTGGCAAAAACTTGCTAAAAGAAGGGTTCAGCATTATGGTTATGAGTTCCAATATAGT ACAAGGAATGTCAACACAAACCAGTACTTGGGTGAACTTCCATTATTTCTTTCCCCAATACTTGAAAAGATGTCATTATTTCAAAAGCTTGGTTACGCTGAAACTGTACTTTTAGACCAGCTCACG GTTAATGAATATCCACCCGGCGTGGGTTTGTCTCCGCATATTGACACCCATTCAGCATTTGAAGATTTAATTTTCAGCCTTTCATTGGCAGGGCCTTGCATCATGGAGTTCAGAAAGTATTCTACTGGTGTTTGGCTTACAAGCCCTGATACATTAAGTGATGAAGAGGCTCAAAATTCTGACAAGAGCTCAAAGTTCTTGAGGAGAGCTATTTATCTCCCTCCTCGATCTATTCTGTTATTATCAGGGGAAGCACGCTATGCTTGGCACCATTACATTCCACACCATAAG GTTGATGTAGTGAATGACACAAGAATTAGAAGGGCTTCAAGGAGAGTGTCATTTACCTTGCGCAAG ATAAGAAAAGGACCATGCGAGTGCGAGTTCCCCGAATACTGTGATTCTCAGAAGTAA
- the LOC104104403 gene encoding alkylated DNA repair protein ALKBH8 homolog isoform X2 translates to MGLPRFKRPGGTSESSSNLYVANCGPAVGLTFDTIEAVFGAYGPVKGVYLADESGTRVIVSYHEEKSAESALKTLNRRACPELGGRSLHIQYSVHSVCQVAVDDSIPVSMAASELDIPGLYLIHDFISAEEEKTRNVNTNQYLGELPLFLSPILEKMSLFQKLGYAETVLLDQLTVNEYPPGVGLSPHIDTHSAFEDLIFSLSLAGPCIMEFRKYSTGVWLTSPDTLSDEEAQNSDKSSKFLRRAIYLPPRSILLLSGEARYAWHHYIPHHKVDVVNDTRIRRASRRVSFTLRKIRKGPCECEFPEYCDSQK, encoded by the exons ATGGGTTTACCGAGATTTAAACGTCCTGGAGGGACTAGCGAATCAAGTTCAAATCTTTATGTGGCCAATTGTGGGCCTGCGGTAGGACTCACTTTCGACACAATTGAAGCTGTATTTGGTGCCTATGGTCCGGTCAAGGGGGTCTATCTCGCCGATGAAAGTGGAACTAGAGTTATTGTGTCTTATCATGAAGAGAAGTCTGCAGAGTCTGCCCTGAAGACGTTGAATAGACGTGCATGTCCTGAGCTCGGTGGACGGTCTTTGCACATTCAGTATTCTGTACACTCTGTCTGCCAG GTTGCAGTTGATGACTCAATTCCGGTGTCTATGGCAGCTTCAGAGTTAGATATTCCTGGTCTTTACTTGATTCATGACTTTATCAGTGCCGAAGAAGAGAAG ACAAGGAATGTCAACACAAACCAGTACTTGGGTGAACTTCCATTATTTCTTTCCCCAATACTTGAAAAGATGTCATTATTTCAAAAGCTTGGTTACGCTGAAACTGTACTTTTAGACCAGCTCACG GTTAATGAATATCCACCCGGCGTGGGTTTGTCTCCGCATATTGACACCCATTCAGCATTTGAAGATTTAATTTTCAGCCTTTCATTGGCAGGGCCTTGCATCATGGAGTTCAGAAAGTATTCTACTGGTGTTTGGCTTACAAGCCCTGATACATTAAGTGATGAAGAGGCTCAAAATTCTGACAAGAGCTCAAAGTTCTTGAGGAGAGCTATTTATCTCCCTCCTCGATCTATTCTGTTATTATCAGGGGAAGCACGCTATGCTTGGCACCATTACATTCCACACCATAAG GTTGATGTAGTGAATGACACAAGAATTAGAAGGGCTTCAAGGAGAGTGTCATTTACCTTGCGCAAG ATAAGAAAAGGACCATGCGAGTGCGAGTTCCCCGAATACTGTGATTCTCAGAAGTAA